Proteins encoded by one window of Nitrospirota bacterium:
- a CDS encoding RES family NAD+ phosphorylase, whose translation MRAWRLLRKEFLREAFSGEGASLYGGRWNSKGTAVVYLGEHLSLAALEMFVRLTRRDSGIVFAAVPVEIPDSLPIETVSAGELPKEWREEPPPKTTQELGDRWAEEGRTALLKVPSVIVPHEFNLVLNPLHPDFPKVNTGHPSEFSFDPRMWK comes from the coding sequence GTGAGGGCCTGGAGACTGCTCAGGAAGGAGTTTCTCCGGGAGGCCTTTTCCGGGGAGGGCGCCAGTCTCTATGGAGGCCGCTGGAATTCGAAAGGTACGGCCGTCGTATACCTCGGCGAGCACTTATCGCTGGCAGCGCTCGAGATGTTCGTCCGACTGACGAGGCGGGATTCGGGGATTGTCTTCGCCGCTGTCCCGGTCGAGATTCCCGACTCCCTTCCCATCGAGACCGTGAGCGCCGGCGAGCTGCCGAAAGAGTGGAGGGAGGAGCCTCCGCCGAAAACTACACAGGAGCTCGGGGACCGATGGGCTGAAGAGGGGAGGACCGCTCTCCTCAAGGTTCCCTCCGTAATCGTACCCCACGAGTTCAACCTCGTCTTGAACCCTCTTCATCCCGACTTTCCGAAGGTAAACACCGGACATCCTTCGGAGTTCAGTTTTGACCCCAGGATGTGGAAATAA
- a CDS encoding OsmC family protein: MAERVIVHQDKDFQTAYWALDPADPESPEAREPRSVAHLHDLTPYGMLLASLGTCTAVVLHTYAQHHDVALDDVEIVLDYQRLYREDCKDCEEIGEYMEQVAMDIRLSGDLTPDQRERLYRVSKHCPVHRMLGDGITIQSHLAEDAFVAGQQGFRGDI; the protein is encoded by the coding sequence ATGGCAGAGAGAGTCATCGTCCACCAGGACAAAGATTTTCAGACCGCGTACTGGGCGCTCGACCCCGCAGACCCCGAATCGCCGGAAGCGCGGGAGCCCCGGTCGGTAGCGCATCTTCACGACCTCACTCCCTACGGAATGCTCCTGGCGAGCCTCGGCACCTGCACCGCCGTCGTCCTTCATACATACGCACAGCACCACGATGTCGCCCTCGACGACGTAGAGATCGTCCTCGACTACCAGCGCCTCTATAGAGAGGACTGCAAGGACTGCGAGGAGATCGGCGAGTACATGGAGCAGGTCGCCATGGACATCCGGCTCTCGGGCGACCTCACCCCCGATCAGCGGGAGCGGCTCTACCGGGTATCGAAGCACTGCCCTGTCCATCGCATGCTCGGCGACGGGATCACCATACAGTCGCACCTTGCCGAAGATGCCTTTGTCGCCGGACAGCAGGGGTTCAGGGGAGATATCTAG
- a CDS encoding ATP-dependent DNA helicase, with translation MDGIEERNRGEAPALAGRAAWFLKEVVGSALDDYEIRHSQVTMMGACAGAIEEGGMLLAEAGTGTGKTFAYLIPLLLSGKRATISTRTINLQEQIVTKDLSLLASLREFDYAIAKGRSNYLCLRRLAAFRTSDDNSRGEYHELVQWGAKTETGDREEWGALKAGVWDAVSSDADACKGAQCGFFRDCFYFKARQQWGKARIVVANHALVGINALLERESRLLPETEVLIVDEAHALDSVLSEVAGVTLAARGFDRIFSTLLRMDERGAYKGILSNSPHLFPAAEGIKTAMGELWMRVRRELGHRETVQGTCILEEPLESVASSLRDFTRQIQTTTVGLFLEDDELELKAAIGKLTAFADGMEVFAEGMPDSVRWAEIEERNTALRMAPVYPKDFVRNNLLPDYRSAIFTSATLSVSGDFGFIGRVLGLEDARTITVPSPFDLSAQVSVDIRREIDPRDVDNAEKLAAVVLTECAKRDGGVLVLFTSRETMKRTWELAAGSLEALGLNPMLQGELPNRTMLEIMRESRDSIIFGLDSFWEGVDVKGDALKCLIITKLPFEVPTEPIVRARTEEIEKSGGNAFYAYSLPRAVLKFKQGFGRLIRSGSDRGRVVICDGRIKTRAYGRTFMESLYR, from the coding sequence ATGGACGGAATAGAAGAGCGTAACAGGGGCGAGGCGCCGGCCCTCGCCGGGCGGGCGGCGTGGTTTCTGAAAGAGGTGGTGGGCAGCGCCCTGGACGACTACGAGATCAGGCACTCCCAGGTGACGATGATGGGGGCCTGCGCCGGCGCGATAGAAGAGGGAGGGATGCTCCTGGCCGAGGCAGGGACCGGAACCGGCAAGACCTTCGCCTATCTCATCCCGCTCCTCCTCTCGGGCAAGCGGGCGACCATCTCGACGCGGACGATCAACCTCCAGGAGCAGATCGTTACGAAAGATCTCTCCCTGCTCGCTTCCCTGAGGGAGTTCGATTATGCGATCGCAAAGGGCCGGAGCAACTATCTCTGCCTCCGGCGGCTCGCTGCCTTCAGGACATCGGACGACAACAGCAGGGGAGAATACCACGAGCTGGTGCAGTGGGGAGCGAAGACCGAGACCGGCGACAGGGAGGAGTGGGGCGCTCTGAAGGCCGGGGTCTGGGATGCAGTGTCGTCGGACGCCGACGCCTGTAAAGGAGCGCAGTGCGGCTTCTTCAGGGACTGCTTCTATTTCAAGGCGCGGCAGCAGTGGGGAAAGGCCCGGATCGTCGTCGCCAACCACGCGCTCGTCGGCATCAACGCGCTGCTCGAGCGCGAATCCCGCCTGCTGCCCGAGACCGAGGTGCTCATCGTCGATGAGGCGCATGCGCTCGACAGCGTCCTCTCCGAAGTTGCCGGCGTGACCCTCGCCGCACGGGGATTCGACCGGATCTTCAGCACCCTTCTGCGTATGGATGAGCGCGGCGCATACAAAGGCATCCTCTCGAACTCGCCGCACCTCTTTCCCGCAGCCGAAGGGATAAAGACGGCGATGGGGGAGCTCTGGATGCGCGTTCGGCGCGAACTGGGCCACCGGGAGACCGTGCAGGGTACCTGTATCCTCGAAGAGCCGCTCGAGTCCGTCGCCTCTTCGCTCCGGGACTTTACCCGTCAGATACAGACGACCACCGTGGGGCTTTTCCTCGAGGATGACGAGCTCGAGCTCAAGGCGGCGATCGGCAAGCTCACCGCCTTCGCCGACGGCATGGAGGTGTTTGCGGAGGGGATGCCCGATTCCGTGCGCTGGGCGGAGATCGAAGAGAGAAATACGGCCCTCAGGATGGCGCCGGTCTATCCGAAGGATTTCGTCCGGAACAATCTCCTCCCCGACTACCGCTCCGCCATTTTTACGTCAGCCACGCTCTCGGTCTCGGGCGATTTCGGTTTCATCGGCCGGGTCCTCGGCCTGGAGGATGCACGGACGATAACGGTGCCCTCGCCGTTCGACCTCAGCGCACAGGTCTCCGTCGACATCAGGCGGGAGATCGATCCCCGGGATGTGGACAACGCCGAGAAGCTCGCCGCAGTGGTCCTCACGGAGTGCGCGAAACGGGACGGCGGTGTGCTCGTGCTCTTTACGTCGCGCGAGACGATGAAGAGGACCTGGGAGCTCGCCGCAGGATCTCTCGAGGCGCTCGGGCTCAACCCCATGCTCCAGGGCGAGCTGCCGAACAGGACGATGCTCGAGATCATGCGGGAGAGCAGGGACAGCATCATCTTCGGCCTCGACTCCTTCTGGGAGGGCGTTGACGTGAAGGGCGATGCACTGAAGTGCCTCATCATCACGAAGCTTCCGTTCGAAGTGCCGACCGAGCCGATCGTCAGGGCCAGGACCGAGGAGATAGAGAAGAGCGGCGGCAATGCCTTCTACGCCTATTCGCTCCCGCGGGCGGTGCTGAAGTTCAAGCAGGGCTTCGGCAGACTGATACGCTCCGGGAGCGACCGCGGCAGGGTGGTCATCTGCGACGGAAGGATAAAGACCAGGGCGTACGGCAGGACCTTCATGGAGAGCCTGTATCGCTGA
- a CDS encoding tetratricopeptide repeat protein: MDKKGKYDHAIDKYTKVIAANPKSYGAYNNRGLAYLKKGLYRRAFADFDRAVELNPDFLPSYINRGNAYQEIGYYEQAIADFDRAVALDPNNDMAYNNRGFVYLLTGQLAEAERDITRALEMNPKNVYALNSMAELCAAKDQPDEACRWLRKAIENGYTNWTYLKTSKTYRNIRHAPCFSTLIEGK; encoded by the coding sequence ATGGATAAAAAGGGAAAGTACGACCACGCCATCGACAAATACACGAAGGTTATTGCGGCGAACCCGAAGAGCTACGGCGCTTACAATAATCGCGGCCTCGCCTACCTCAAGAAAGGCCTGTACCGCCGCGCCTTTGCCGACTTCGACCGGGCCGTCGAGCTGAACCCCGACTTCCTTCCCTCGTATATCAACAGGGGGAACGCCTACCAGGAGATCGGCTATTACGAACAGGCGATCGCCGACTTCGACCGTGCGGTAGCGCTCGATCCGAATAACGATATGGCCTACAACAACCGCGGTTTCGTCTACCTGCTGACCGGACAGCTCGCCGAGGCGGAGCGGGACATCACGCGCGCTCTGGAGATGAACCCGAAGAACGTCTACGCCCTCAACAGCATGGCCGAGCTCTGCGCGGCAAAGGACCAGCCGGACGAGGCCTGCCGCTGGCTGCGCAAGGCGATAGAGAACGGCTACACCAACTGGACCTACCTGAAGACCTCGAAGACCTACCGGAACATCCGCCACGCCCCGTGCTTCAGCACGTTGATAGAAGGGAAATAG
- a CDS encoding antitoxin Xre/MbcA/ParS toxin-binding domain-containing protein gives MYSVITAFGGRKHLGAEPKKNSEFDSIIRKGIPVAAGNYIKELLRLSDKEFAEAIGLSQRTLIRKKKASTRLSTGASDRLYRLARIFAFAVEVLGDEQHAREWLHDTQIALGNRTPLDMMRTDAGAGEVESLLGRIKHGVVL, from the coding sequence ATGTACAGCGTCATAACGGCTTTTGGCGGGAGAAAACATCTGGGGGCAGAGCCGAAGAAGAACTCTGAATTCGATTCTATTATCAGGAAAGGAATACCCGTCGCTGCAGGCAACTACATCAAGGAGTTGCTGCGTCTCTCGGACAAGGAGTTTGCCGAGGCAATCGGTTTGAGCCAGCGGACTCTTATCCGGAAGAAGAAGGCGTCCACGAGGCTGTCGACGGGCGCCAGTGATCGATTGTACCGGCTTGCACGGATCTTCGCCTTTGCGGTCGAGGTGCTTGGCGACGAGCAGCACGCCCGGGAGTGGCTGCATGACACGCAGATTGCGCTCGGCAACAGGACCCCGCTCGACATGATGAGGACCGACGCGGGCGCCGGAGAAGTGGAAAGTCTCCTGGGCCGTATCAAGCATGGGGTAGTCCTGTGA
- a CDS encoding PHP domain-containing protein: protein MKSRIDLHVHSMHSGDTDADPEEMIIRAVEQGLQGIAFTEHYSYEASEPAERLREKYDGSIRIFRGVEFSSAEGHCLVFGVDTDTLALKYAPVSELIKAVNRRGGVVIPSHPYRKGNSLGALVETVQGICALEGYNGSNMQLYNEKAIESALKLGIRYTGGSDAHEPKEVGACYTEFDGEVTYENFLEVLKRGTYHGVDARKTGKLFGFLK from the coding sequence ATGAAATCGAGGATCGATCTGCATGTCCATTCGATGCACAGCGGCGACACCGATGCCGACCCCGAAGAGATGATTATCCGCGCCGTCGAGCAGGGGCTCCAGGGCATCGCCTTTACCGAGCACTACTCGTACGAGGCGTCGGAGCCGGCCGAGCGGCTCAGGGAAAAGTACGACGGGAGCATCAGGATATTCCGGGGAGTCGAATTTTCTTCCGCCGAAGGCCACTGCCTCGTCTTCGGGGTGGATACGGATACGCTGGCCCTGAAGTATGCGCCGGTGAGCGAGCTGATAAAGGCGGTCAACCGCCGCGGCGGGGTGGTCATCCCCTCGCATCCCTACCGCAAAGGGAACAGCCTGGGCGCGCTGGTCGAGACGGTGCAGGGGATCTGCGCTCTCGAGGGATACAACGGAAGCAATATGCAGCTCTACAACGAAAAAGCGATCGAGTCCGCCCTGAAGCTCGGCATTCGGTACACCGGCGGGTCAGACGCCCATGAGCCGAAGGAGGTGGGCGCTTGCTACACGGAGTTCGACGGCGAAGTGACCTATGAGAACTTCCTCGAAGTGCTGAAACGGGGCACGTATCACGGCGTCGATGCGAGAAAGACGGGGAAACTGTTCGGCTTTCTTAAATAG
- the mgtE gene encoding magnesium transporter, giving the protein MTEPEVLSPKIKELIEQRKWTDLREILVGYPAPDITALLRDLEKPERVLLFRLLPRQLSSEVFSYMDAADKDSLLKDLTDEETRHILSNLSPDDRTDLLSELPGQATQRLLNLLSYEDLREARQLLGYPEESVGRLMTPDYVAVRPDWTIEQALEHIRSRGKRSETVNVIYVTDASWTLLDSLELGRFILAPPSATVQQIMDYSFVSIAAFEDREEAVRMIQHYDLYALPVVDSQGVLLGIVTVDDVLDVAQKETTEDFHKAAAVAPLKTSYRESNIWSLYRKRIGWLAGLVLVNLVSAGVIAAYEETLAASIALAFFIPLLIASGGNAGAQSATLMIRAIATGDVTMKHWLWAVGREVGIGVILGITMGLAAWAIGFVRGGVEIAAVVALSMVAIVAVTNLIGVVLPFLLVQLRLDPAVASNPLITSVADVAGLLIYFSVATRILGS; this is encoded by the coding sequence ATGACGGAACCGGAAGTCCTCAGCCCAAAGATCAAGGAGCTCATCGAGCAGCGCAAGTGGACCGACCTGCGGGAGATACTCGTGGGCTACCCGGCTCCCGATATCACCGCGCTCCTCCGCGATCTGGAGAAACCCGAACGGGTCCTGCTCTTCCGGCTCCTGCCGCGGCAGCTCTCGTCCGAGGTCTTCTCCTACATGGACGCGGCGGATAAGGACAGTCTCCTGAAGGACCTCACCGATGAGGAGACGCGCCACATCCTTTCGAACCTGAGCCCCGACGACCGGACCGACCTGCTCTCCGAGCTCCCCGGACAGGCAACGCAGCGGCTGCTGAATCTGCTGAGCTATGAAGACCTGCGGGAGGCGCGCCAGCTCCTCGGCTATCCCGAAGAGAGCGTGGGCAGGCTGATGACGCCCGATTATGTGGCGGTCCGGCCCGACTGGACCATCGAGCAGGCCCTGGAGCATATACGGAGCAGGGGCAAGCGGAGCGAGACGGTCAATGTCATCTACGTGACCGATGCGTCCTGGACCCTGCTCGACTCCCTCGAGCTCGGCAGGTTCATCCTCGCCCCGCCCTCCGCCACGGTGCAGCAGATCATGGACTACTCCTTCGTCAGCATAGCGGCGTTCGAGGACCGGGAGGAAGCGGTGCGGATGATACAGCATTACGATCTCTATGCCCTTCCGGTGGTCGATTCCCAGGGAGTGCTGCTCGGCATCGTAACGGTCGACGATGTCCTCGATGTGGCCCAGAAGGAGACCACCGAGGACTTCCATAAAGCAGCGGCAGTAGCCCCGCTCAAGACGAGTTATCGCGAATCGAATATCTGGTCGCTCTACCGGAAGAGGATCGGCTGGCTCGCCGGTCTCGTGCTCGTGAACCTCGTTTCAGCAGGGGTCATCGCCGCATACGAAGAGACGCTCGCCGCCTCCATCGCCCTCGCTTTTTTCATTCCGCTGCTCATCGCGAGCGGCGGCAATGCAGGCGCGCAGTCGGCGACCCTGATGATACGCGCCATCGCCACCGGCGACGTCACCATGAAGCACTGGCTCTGGGCAGTGGGGAGAGAGGTCGGGATCGGCGTCATTCTGGGCATCACCATGGGCCTGGCCGCCTGGGCGATCGGCTTCGTCAGAGGCGGTGTCGAGATCGCTGCCGTCGTCGCGCTCTCGATGGTCGCGATCGTCGCCGTCACGAACCTCATAGGCGTCGTACTCCCCTTCCTCCTGGTGCAGCTCCGGCTCGATCCGGCGGTCGCGAGCAATCCCCTCATCACCTCGGTAGCCGATGTCGCGGGGCTGCTCATCTACTTCTCCGTAGCCACAAGAATCCTGGGATCATAG